One genomic region from Vicia villosa cultivar HV-30 ecotype Madison, WI unplaced genomic scaffold, Vvil1.0 ctg.002430F_1_1, whole genome shotgun sequence encodes:
- the LOC131638806 gene encoding dehydration-responsive element-binding protein 1E-like has protein sequence MFPTNNLSTSQPTSSNSSTSSNTSLQNIEVFHGMSGFQEEMRLAATTPKKRAGRKIFKETRHPVYRGVRKRNLDKWVCEMREPNKKTKIWLGTFPTAEMAARAHDVAAIALRGRYACLNFADSVWRLPIPATSNTKDIQKAAAEAAEAFRPDKSLKTNEIETVVAIVTGEKLIDMFCVEKDEDEVLSMPEELINMFCVEQDEDEVLWRNMVMMSPTHSLGNYEYEHFDLDFQDDEISLWNFEI, from the coding sequence ATGTTTCCAACTAACAACCTTTCCACTTCACAACCCACTTCCTCAAACTCTTCCACTTCCTCCAACACATCATTGCAAAATATAGAAGTCTTTCATGGGATGTCAGGTTTCCAAGAGGAGATGCGGTTAGCTGCTACTACTCCGAAGAAGCGTGCAGGAAGGAAGATATTCAAGGAGACTCGCCATCCGGTGTATAGGGGTGTAAGGAAGAGGAATTTAGATAAGTGGGTTTGTGAAATGAGGGAGCCTAACAAGAAGACTAAAATTTGGCTAGGGACTTTTCCAACGGCCGAGATGGCAGCCCGAGCCCACGACGTCGCTGCAATAGCATTGAGGGGCCGCTATGCCTGTCTCAATTTTGCAGACTCGGTGTGGAGACTACCTATTCCTGCAACATCTAATACTAAAGATATACAAAAAGCGGCTGCAGAAGCTGCTGAGGCTTTTAGACCAGACAAGAGTTTAAAGACTAATGAGATTGAAACAGTTGTAGCTATTGTTACCGGCGAGAAGTTGATTGATATGTTTTGTGTGGAAAAGGATGAGGATGAAGTGCTGAGTATGCCAGAAGAGTTGATTAATATGTTTTGTGTTGAACAGGATGAGGATGAAGTGTTATGGAGGAATATGGTGATGATGTCCCCTACACATAGCTTGGGAAATTATGAGTATGAACATTTTGACCTAGACTTTCAAGATGATGAAATATCACTgtggaactttgaaatttga